The DNA window CTGAATTGATGTATAGCGTCGGGGTATCACTCCCAAAACAGGCGATGGAGATAAAGTTTTGAGCGAAGGCAGTCTTCCCTTTACCGCTCTCTGCGGCAACGATGATTAGATCCCCGGCCTTCCACCCCCCTGTCAGCCTGTTAAGCTTCCCTATCCCCGTCGGTATGCCCTGAAGGAGTCCCTTGTTGGCTATCCTTTCCTCAATGACTTGCTTCCCCGTCTGCACCAACTCCGCCCCTGATTCGATCTTCTCGGCGTTGTCGATAGTTAGTCTCATGATGACTTCCGTCGCATCCTGCAGGAGCTTGTTCACGTCGACAATAGGGTTTTTCATCTCTTCGGCTAATCGGATGAAGTCTTTCCGCATCTTCCGGAGTCGGGCCTTGTCTTTAACATTTTTTAGCCAGTAAGGAAGCTGTGTCACCGATACATGGAATCCGATGGTCTGTTTTGCATATTCCCGGTCCTCAGGTTTGGAGAAGGTGCCGCGCTTATGCCCCTCTTTTAACATTTCCAGGTATGTAGGCTTGATGGACTGAGCATAAAGGGATGCGAGGATATCAAACATGGCTTGGTGCCTTGGCTCGTAGAAGTCCTCGGCCTGCATTGCCGCGGTTGCCTCAATCAGTCCCTCTTCGCTCTCCAACATAGCCGCTATGATGCTTCGTTCCGATTCGTAGTCAAAGTAGTTCATTTTTTATCACCACAACTTCTTCGGTCCTTCTTCAGGCTTGTGGGCCTCCGCTTCCTGGTAGTTTTCATCCAGGTAATCCACATAGCCGGAGTTAAAGAATGTGCTGCCGTTCTGTAGATACCTTCTCTCATGACCTTCTTTGGCTTTTTTATACCTCTCGATTGCTCTACTCATTTCCTCGATTCCGATCTTCGCCAACTTCGCCTTCTGCGTTTTACTAACTTGGCCCTTACCCTCTTTCTTCGGATAGAGCTTCCAAATCGATTCAAAAACGCCATTAATATTAATATCTATATCTTGATCTATATCTAGATCTGTTGCGTTACTCTGCGTTACCGTAACGTTACTTGAAGCGTTACTTGTAACGTTACATTCTTGTAGCTCCCTTTGTTTCTGGCGGTATCTTGACACTCTGTGCGCCGTCTGCTCCCGAATCTTCTCTAACCCCTCAATATTCTGGTGTTTCTCCCAGTTCGGAAGAAAAAGCCCCATCTCGTCAGTTTCCATCATGCCAAGTTTACGGAACGTCTCAAGCGCAAGCTTTACGGTGCTGGCGGGTTTCCTAAATTTGTGGGCCAACATATCCTCGGTATACGGGATGTTTTCGGTCAGGAGAATGTAGCCACCGGCATTGCATTTCCCCGCTAAGGTGAGTAGGCGAATCCAGATGAGTAGGATAGAGTCAGCCTCTGGTAAACTTGATATAAAGTCTATTTTCTCATCGTCAAACATGTTTGTTGCGAGTTTTATCCACTTGACGTCCGCCATCCCTACCCCTCCTCATCTACCTTAAGCAACTTCCTCACCGTCATAAACACATCCTGGGCACATCGGAAGGGGTCCGCTGTAATCTCTCTCCCTGTATACCGCAGCACATGATACCCAGCCTTGGTAAATGCCCTGTCACGCCTCTTGTCGCGCTTAGCCTGCTCAGGTGTGCGCTCATGATAGTCGTGCCCGTCGCACTCAATGACCACCTTGACACTCACATGAGGGAAGCACTTAGCCCACGCCTCAACGAAGAAATCCACCCGGTACTCTTCTCCTTCAATTTGGACCTCCCACTGAGGGAGCAAATGGATGGCGTAATTTGACCGCATAGGCTCCATCTGCTCCCAGAGGCAAAGACACATCATCTTCTCAATGGGAGATTCGCATTTGGAGAGATTCTGGAGCTTTTTGAGGGTAAATCTACCAAGGATGATGTCAAGCACGTCCTGGACCCTTCCAGCGCGCTCCACAGAGGGAAGAATATCCTCAAACTGCCTTTCGAATTCGCGGGTTGTCTCAAGCAAGCTGTTGGTCAAGTTTCCAGTCATGCCCTCACCCCTTATCAATCCTCGATAAACCACTTGCTGTTGATCAGTTCAATGGACAACATTCCTCTTTCCAAAAGCCATTCGGGAGTGCAGCGCGTAACAAGGCCCCTCTCATCTGATATAGACTTCCCACTATTGACCGCCGTCATGAAATCCACTGGCTCGCGCACTAACTCCCAATCTTCGTTTATTTTTGGGCAGGCATAATCAGTTCTTGTTGTATCGCTAAGGATAGAGATTAACTGCCCTTTCTCATTTAACTCAAACGTTTCCCTGTGGGCTAACCTATTAAACTTTGCCTTTGGATTCTCTAAGGCCATCTTGTATACTTCCCACGTCTTTAACATCTCGTACCTCCTCCGGGTCCCATGACCCATACTCTTTTATGATGTGGTCCACATAGGCCCCCAGGGACGCGAATCCCTGGGATGTTGCTATGGATTCGAGGGTTGCTATGTCAATCATGTGATCACCTCAAAACATCTCTAATTGTTGCGCGGGTGTGCGATTCATCCAAATTGTCTCGACTACCGGTTTCCTATACCCAGCTTGCGCATTCACACTTTCTTTGTGCCAACCGTGAAGGATCGTGTTATACACGTCGTTTTCATAGCCCGATAAAATAACCGGCCCGGGGTGGTCAAGTAAAGCCTGCAGCATCTCCCTATGATCGTTATCCGTCATTTCGCATTTATATTGCTTTCCGGTCCTGGTACCCAAAACGTAGGGAGGATCTGCATAGATTAAGACATTTGGATACTTGTGGCGCTTGATGACTTCTATGGCCGGCCTATTTTCGATTTGGACCTTCCTCAATCTCTCGGCAGCTTCCAGAATCCACACAGGCAGGCGGTACCAGTTTGAGAGTTCATAAGCTTTTTCGCGGCCTTGTACATCGTTCTTCCATCCAACCTTGTAGCCGTTTACTCTAAACCCATGACCCTGCCAGCATTGGAGTAAGAACCACCGGGCTTGCATGATTGGCTCCTCGGGTGCTGGCTGCTCAAACGTGGAATCGTATTCGAATCTAGAAAACGGGGTGGCCGCAATCACCCTTGCCAGCTCTTCAGGCTGCTCCCGGATGATTCGAAAGAGGTTAACGACGTTGCAGTCCAGGTCATTCACGGTTTCTATAGGACTTGGCCTTTTCTTGAAGAGGACAGCACCGCTGCCAAGGTACGGTTCGAGGTATGTGTGATGATCTGGCATGTGGCCGATAATCCAATCTGCGATACCCCACTTTGATCCGGGGTACTTAACCACTGCCTTCATGAGCTTTCTCCCAAACTTTTGTATATGGCCGTTATAGCCTCTCCAGCCCTGCACGTTGAACAGGGAATGTTGCAATAGTCGCATGCGCCTTCTAGGGCCTCTTTGGTCAACAAAAGGATCTTGTCTTTTTGCTTTATTGCATCCTCTAATTTGTAGTTGTGCAGCTGCTCCCCACGATATGCTGAGGCCATAGCATCAAGTCTCGACTCGTACTCCTGTTGCTGCGATTCAACTTTATCCAGCAGGGCAAGGGCTGTTTTGGCCACATCAGCAATGCAGTCATCTATATAAACCGCTTTAATTACGCAGTTGCTGCATCCTAATTTTCTGCACCTCGTCGCATCCTCAAGCTGTTCCCGCGTTAGCATAGATTCCTCAGCCATGATGCACCTCCGGGAATTCATCCCATGTCCGACCGTCCAAGAGTCGGCCAGCCTTCACCTTGCCGACCTTAGCCATTAGCCCGTTTGGCTGCCCGTCCAATGAGATAACAGGGCCAGGTGTTAGAATCCCTGAGAAATGGTCACAGGGAGCATATTCTCCCCATTGCTTGAAGAGAAAAGGCACATCCGTAGCCCGGCATTGATCCCTCAGGTCCCGTACCCAATCAGGATGCATTGGCCTTGCACCTGGTCCCGTCTCTCCACCGCATATCACCCAGGCCAATTTTCCTGTATCTTTCCATGGTCTGCCCATATCAAATTGTTTACCAGTCAATGCGTTAGTTTGCCAATCATGATCGATATACATCAGGTTAATCGGTCCAAGCATCGGTTCTACGCTGACAAATCTCACTGCTGCCGGTATCCGTAGAAGCAATGGTATCCGCTTGTCTGCCTGTTCCTGATTCTCTGCAGTAACCCCCAGCCAAACATTAGGCCATCCATTCCCCCAATCACTCGGAAGCCGATCCACTATGTTCACCGGACGCTTGGTTAAGATCTGATAGGTCAGTTGAGGAGTTTTTCTGATAATCTCCCAAGCTTCTTCTCTCCATTCGTCAGCTTCTTCAATGAAGAAATCTGACCAAGAACAAGTGAATACTAATCCTGATTTAAGCTTTAACGGTGATCTAAACGTCTGATTTGATGACCGCTTTACTGTTGCGGGGTCTTGCCCATAACGGTTTTTATCGCGGTACATGTAGCAATGGTCACATCCAGGACTTACTGGGTGACAACCTTGCCAAGGATTCCATGTGTGATCTGTCCATTCTATTCTGCTATTCTCAGCCATCCATATCACCTCTGGCCTTGTCTCCCTCATCTGCTGCGCATTTCGAGGTTATCTTTTCAAAATCCCTACAAACACCCTCGCCATGACACATATCGGCCCCGCAAGATTCGTGCCATTTGCAGTTATCGTCAAACATATTTCTATCTCCTCCCTAAGGGGTGTGAGGGCGGGGATTTGTTCACCCCGCATGACAATTCTTACTGCGAACCATATATTTCGGATGGTGATTGCCTACTCGCTTATCCGATAAAATAGCGTCTACCTATTCCGCCACCTCACACATGACACTTAGAATATCCGGTTAATGACTTCGAAAAGGTAGCAATTGTCAACCTTAAACTCTGGATCTTCTTCAACCCTCTTCTTTACTGCAGTTAATGCCATTGCAAAGTAAGCGCTATCTACACCTGTTAACTGTTCTTCGAGCACGTTGATGTCGTGCAGATTAAGCTCTTGCAACTGGAGAACCATCTTTAGGTACTGACCGGCGTTTATTTGCCACCCGCGCTGTATAAACTTTTTGGTTCTCATAATCGATGCCAGAGGGTATTTACTCCCTTGGTATACAAGTTCTTTTGCCAGGATAGCTTCAAGAGCTTTGCCCGAGAGGACTAAGTTATTATCCTTAGATGTCCAATAGCATGTCGCATGGACAAAATCATAGTTGGTGTGTATCTCTTCAGCATTGCCATAAAAACGGATGACAAGCTGGACTTTATTTGTTAAGGTGATTGCATTCGAGGATAAGAAAACTGGTCTATAAGAGGGCTTCTCCTCGCTCTGAGCCTCTTTGAGTTCTTGCAGACCCAACTCTTCCATTCCCTCGTCATCGAACTCGGTGGTAAGTTCCTCGGACTCTTCATCTTCGGCGGCAATGCCTGCGCTGCTCACGAATACCCTTATCCTGCTGTTCTCAAGCTCTTGGACAGCCACACCCTTTTGAGTCTTTTGGTTAAACTGCTCAACGTAATACCGGGCCACGGCAAGACATGTCTCTTTATTGGTAAAGTAATAATCAAAATCGTTAACTTTTTCACCAAGCAACATTGAGACGATTGAGCCACCTGTGATGATGGAGTTTTTATCGACTAATTTTCTAACCTCTTCGTCCTGGATAGAGGCAACAAAATCTTTATGTTTCTTAGCCAAAATGGCTTTGATTGTTTTAGCTTTCATCTTTTCTCCTCACTTTCTAAATTCTCAATCCCAGCTGTTTGCAGAGGTGCTCATCTAGCCGTATCGGATAAATGTGATTCTTCTCGAAAAACTCCGACTCCGGGATGTTGTGGATCGCACCTTTGCCAAGTCTATGATGCTCAGCGCACAATGCCACAGCCTGCAGGCCAAGGTGGGATATCTTCTGCCGATTACGTCCCATTCCAACGCGATCCTCGCCGCTATGATGGACCTCAGCCTTTTTACCACAAAGAACACAGGTACGAGTAGCCAGGCACATGTAGAGGTATCTGCTTACATCAGGAGCACGGTCGAGGTAGCTATCCAGTGTAGGAATACCCCATACCAGGCAAAACTCAATCAGATGCTGTAGGTAGTTGCTGGCCGTGGTCATATCCACGTTGGATAGACTAAACCATGGCTCTCCGGTTGTGGCGATGTAATCGGCCTTAAAGATGCTCTTTAAATCCTCGACATCATGCCCTGTGTACAGGGAGATATCGCGGAGGGTTGCATAGATATGTTTCCTTTGTGCTGCGCTGATGTGCCGGCCATCGGTGACGATGATTTCTACCGTGTCGATTCGCCGCTTATCAACCAGATAGGATGACAGAGGAGCACGGATAAAGACCTCTGCATCTGTTGTTTTAACAACCTGACCGTGTATAATCATCCGTGCTCCCTCCTCTCATCAAAATGGGATATCGTCATCTAAGCTGACTTCATGGCCGTACGTTCCAGGGCCTGTATAGCCCTGCATCTTGAGCCGCTTAATCTCAGGTACATCCACACCCTTACGAATCTGCTCGACACTTCTCACATAAAAGCATTTGACTGCGGTTTTGATGCTTCCGTCATTGGCAACGTACTCTTCCTCGCCGAATACACCGCCGAAAAGTTTGCCATTTAGCGTTTTCTCATCCCAATCCCATTTATAGCCAAGGTTGCTCTGCTCAATAGCTTGGATAAAGCCTTTGAAATATCTCAAGTCATCTTTCCTTACTGTCTGGTAGTACATTCCCGGCCACTTGGCATCTGAGTTATTCTGCTTCTTTCGCTGAAACTGGCGGTCATAGAAACCTTCGTTCGGGCCATCTGCAATGTCAAACCCTATCCGCATCAAGTCACCGTATTCCTTTTCCTCCACGGAAACTTTGAGAATGACACATACATGCCCCCCCAGCTGCAGTTTTTCATATTCCCCGGTAAAGGCCTCCGTTTTATCGTAGCCGCTATATTTTTTCATCGGGTTCTCCTTTCAAATTCCAGTAGTCTCTTATCGCCGTATCGACAGCCTTGAGATCATTGTCAATCTCTATGTCATCGAATAAGCCCATCGGGGATTTAGCCACATCCAAGCCGTCTGATTGCGTCCTGAATACATATCTATCACTGGACTTTACAGACCTCAGCACGACCGTGAACATGCCTTCTAGGCACACTTTTTCATCTAGAATCTTGCCGATGGTCTTAGGCTTGATATCCCCGAAATCGTTCTTTTCTTCGTGCATGATAAAGTACACAATCTTATATTCGGGAAGAGATTTGACGAACTCAACAAGGCTCCAAAATGAATCTCCGACTTTGTTATAGAATCCAAATACCGCGTTTCCAGCGCCTGTACTGCTGTGCCCTTTCATAAACATGTTCACGATGAGATACCCCGCATCATCGATGACAACACTGTTTTTAGCTGTTTTGACTAAGCATTTTTCAATGATGCCATAGTCATCCGTATTGACTGTGCTCTCAAATTTTTTACGAAAAGGCAAAGGCTTACGACTTACATTAATGAGCCCTATTTCATTTTCCTCAAAATTCCTCAGACTTGTGGATTTGCCCGAGCCTGATTTTCCAATGACAAGGACAGGTACTCCCATGCGCCACACTCCTATCTAATTCGGATTCCTTTGCCCTGGGTAATCTTTACCCCCGGCACCTCCTTGCCTTCCTTCCATGCTGCAATGATATCTTTCACGCGCGGAGCATAGCTCTCAGGGACATGGGTTTTATAGTCTAAAGGAATCAATTTTTCGTCCACCACCTCACAGGATGGTGGGTTGCTTTGAATCCAGATGGTCCTTGTGGCTGTCTTAACCTTGTCTACACTGACCTTTAATAACTCCTCTTGTAGGTAGGTTTTAACCCTTACCACAGTGTTCTCGCGGGCCTCTCGCCGCTTCTTAAGGCGCTCCTCCTCTGCCTTTATTATTTGGGCCTCCGCATCAATGGATTTGATGAGATTTGCGATATTTACAGCCTTGATTTCTATTTCGTCTTCAATTGCGCTCAGGGCCGCGACTAAGTCTAAATCAGGGTTATCGTCGTCAACCAGGTCTGCAATATTTTGATAAGCTCCAGTGAGCTCATACAGCTTTAGGCTCACGCTTGTTCCTCCTTTGCATCATTGGGGGCTTCTCCCCTCTTAAGTTGACTCTCGGCCTTCATCATCCGCTGAAACCACATATTCCCTAAGCCTTCTGCCTGCTTGACTTTATTTTTTAGATCTTGAATCTCGATTGCTTGATTTGCGATTGTTTCCTTCATGAGATCTTCCACTTTGCATACCTCGCATTCTTTGCTAAAAACTTAATTTTCGGAGTAAAGACCGTTGTGTTTAATCCGATTGCCCAAAACCCGGCTGTGTCCCGTCGCCACATCACGCCACAGGTTGGGCATCGGCGCGTATTATGGCCTCGCTTGATGTCAATGGTTTTACCACAAACACATTTGGGGGTCATCGCTAATCACCGCCTTAAACTCCCCCATGCTCTCTCGACACCTCACCCACGTACTGCCTCCCCAGGGCTTACCGGTCTTTGGGTGGGACCATGTATCGTCCAGAGTGACCATAGTTATAGTGTCAGCATCGACTTTGGTCACCATGACCGGCCTGCCTGTGGGGATGTGGATTAGCTTTTGGTTAGGCTTGTACATCGCAAATGCCCTCGACTGAGACAATATACCTAAGGGCATCAGCCGCATAATTAGTTACAGCCAAATCTCCATCACAAAGCTTTTCAATTAGCTCAGGGTCTGATATACTGACGTTGCAATATTTTTTTATGAGGCTCACTAAGTCTGCCAGGACTTGCGGGCCGTTTTTTATTTGGTCAGGCATTTCTTTCACCATCCTTCCGAATCTGACCAACCCTAGTCTCAAGCCTTTTCATATACTCATCACGGAATCGCCTTTTCTCCTTGCCACCACATGGCACGCACAATCCCTCATACGCCCCAAGGGATGAGTGGTAGTCTTCTACTACAACATTTTTCTCCCCGCAGTGCTTGCAGGTGCCATACGTGGCCTTTTCGGTGCTGTAGTCTACAGTCACACTTCGGAATGCATAGAACCCTTTCTCGCACTCCTCGCAATATTGAAGCCCTAATATCTCATCATTCGGCTCAATATCATCGCTATCCGAAAATTCACTGCCGCAATAAGGGCATATAATCTCGTCTGTGTATTCATGGTCTATCGTGCAATCATCGTCTGTATCGCACATTCTGTTTACCCCCTCTCAGATTTCGTCTCCCCAGGCATCCCATCCCGAAACCGTCTCCCTTGCGAATAACTCAATACGAGGTATGTCACCCAATAGTTCGACTATTTTATCTCGTACAATACCGGGCTTTTTACTATGGCGCTCGATAGGGGCCTCAATAATTTGATGGACTGCAGCACTAACCCTTTTAGGCTTGCCCTTTGTAGCTAGTAGGCAAAGTTCCGCATTCGCTCTGGTCCAGTTACCCATACCCCAAAACCAAGTTGGAGATTTTTTATTTCTTTTCACCCAGGTAAAGGCGACTGTTTTGTATTCGAATCCCCATGCTTTTATCACGTCAAAACACTCATTTAGCTTTGGCATTGTAACCCATAGAAACAGCACGCAACCATCTGAAGAGATCTGTTCAACAGGGAGCTTTTCGATAGCTAAGTTATCCATCACGCCGTATTTACAACCCGCCCCCCCTTTTGCCGGCAAGAGCCTTGTCCCGGTAGCTCCACGGGGGATCAGCATAGATGACCTGATATTTTTTGCTCGGGAATGGTATCAAACGATTCACCTCTCCTCTTTGGCTATCCCTGAGATACTCCCGAAATTCCCTCGCTCCCACAAAAAAAACTGGCTATCCTGTATGGTGCATAATGGGAGTTTTGTGGTATACTTTGGATAGGTTCAATTACCAGTGGGTCCATGTGGAGTGCCAGCTCCCGTGGGCCTTTTTCTTTGTGGTCAAGGTTCATGGTTGGTCACCTCCTCCCTCCATTGCTCCTTAAGACTCGACTTCGGGACAGTTAAGGCAACCAGTATTCCCATGTCGTTTATAAATCTGAGGTCATTGACAACCTCTTCGGCCACGACAACTTCCACGGTCAGGACATAACCATTGCACTTTTTAGTGGGGGCTTTACCCCTTTTCAGGAAACACGGTGTAAGTAGTAGCGTACGGTCTGGGTGAGCCTCTATGATAGAGTCAATGACACTTTTAACCGTATCCGTTTGCACATTTACGTAAGTTGATTTTTCCAATTACTCTACCTCCTCAATATCAGTGATTTCAATTTCTGAGCGATCTGGGCTCTCCGGGAAATTGTCCGTTCTCTCGACTACCTTTAATCCATATCTGGACTCCAGGACATAAGCCACATCACTTGCCTCTCGGCATTGCTTTTCGACGCGTTTAATGATTTGCTCAAGCTCTTCATCAGACATCGTCTCTGGCTGTATGATGATAATTTCATCGATATAGGTCAGCGTTTCCTCGACCACGATTTTCACTTTCATGCTTTCACCTCCTCTTCCACACCTTCTCGCGGCACTTCTGACACCGCATCATCCCTGGCACCGCTCTATTACCGCATCGTGTACACAGGCCCTTGGCCCTCCTGGCCTTGTACCGCAGCCTTGCCCTGGCTCTGTGGTCCATAAGCCCCATCTTAGGCTCAGGTTCGCGATACGCCTCCAGGAAGGAGCTCACATCAGGCTTGCCTAAGCCGCTGGACTTTGCTTCGTCGTAGGTCCGGCATATGTCGTAGAGGAATCTGAGCATGACGGGCTGTTGCGCTGGGGTTAGAGCCTCCTTATAGCTGACGGTTGTCATTATCGGATTCCTCCTCCCCTCAACATCATCTCTGCCCACCAGCGCCGGCTGAGCTTGTCCAACTTCCGTTCGTGGTATGACATAAAGACTTTGCGTATCCAGACCATTAGGTCACCTCCTCGTCTTCGAACGCTAGGTCCACTTCGCTTACCTCTAGTGCTTGGCTCCAGCAGGCAAAACAGCTACACGGACCGTGATTCACGCAGTCGAGCCTTTGTCCGTCGTCCGGGCAAAGAGTAGCCTCAGCTAAAATATCAAGCGCCTTGGTTAGCCGCTGTTTGAGCCGGGCATTCTCGGCTTTGAGGTCAACGATTTGCTCAACCGCTTCGACCAAGTTTTTTAATGGTTCCACTCTTATCCGCCTCCCCTCATGCAATTTGTTTTTTGAACTTGTTGACAAAATAAATCTGCCCCTTGCCGGTGACCTTTGTTGTCGTTGTGGCCCTCACGCTCCCATCGGGATTGGTGATTGTGCGTTTTTTAATTTCAAACAGTCCCATCTCCATGCTGTACTGCGTCGGTTGGTTGTAGCTCTCACCCCTTTTGATGAGATATCCCTCTTCACGGAGTTTTTCGAATAGTCGATTCTGGCCTATTTCGATGCCGTTTTGTCGGAGGATTTTAGCTAATTCACCGATGAGGATGGAGTTGCCGGATGTTTCCAGAGCTTCGGCGAAGATGACTTTGGGTTTCTGCTCTTCGATAATGAGCTGCAGGCTATTGATTCTCTGGTTGGCGATTTGGACGGCTCTTGCCATGACCTGCTCCGGAGAGTTCCAGGCTCGTTCGGCTTGGATAAAATGCTCCCTGATCTGATGAGCCAACTCCCCGCCGGAAATCATACAGATATGCTTGGCGATATCAATCGGGACCTTGTAATCAATGCTGGGGCGGCCTCCGGTACTTTCCGCCAAAATTGGCGTAAAGTCTGCCCCCTCTCGGAGACTTAACTTTTCAGCTTGGTATTTAAACCAGTTCGTAAAGTCCCGGTTCATGCCCAGGCCCTCATGAAGTTTTCTGGCGGATACTTCTTGCTGGAGTTGGTCGTTGATTTCAATTGGGATTAGATTAGACACTTTGTTCACCTCGCTTGTGTAGGAAACTTTGCCCTCCTCGTCGAAATGGGTAGTTGTTAGGACTTGCCAACAACGAAAGGAGGGATGGAGATGGATTTCGATAAGTATAGACAGGTAAAAGAAGTTTTTGAAGATTATGAGGTCAACAAGCTACTGAGATCAGGTTGGGTTTTGCTCTCAGCTGGATTCCACACGCTTGATGATGGCAGTAATCAAAAGACTTACATGCTCGGTTCGACCGAGGAACTTGTTGATAGACCGTCACTGCTCAAATCGCTTTTGAAAGAGTAGCGAAACACCCTTAATTCGTCGATTGACTCGACATTTACGAGTGAGAATCCGCACGCCAAAAGAAGATTTACAGCTCTAACTGTTTCCTGCCCTATACCGCTTAAGGTGAATTCCGTCGCATCTGCGGCGGTTTTTTCTTTGATCATGAGAACAGCACACCTTTCATCCTTGATAGGCTCTAGGCCGCGCTCTTGCCCGAGCTGATTTATGGTCTTAATGCTCGCCTCGCCCTTTACTCTGGGCGATATGCCTACTCCTGTAGCCTCGGAAAGAGCTATAAACGCGTCCCAGTGGCAGTGAATTTCCGGCTGTCTCACGGGGCAATCTGTACATGCATTGGGGAAGTCGCTTTCCCCGTGCATTTCTTTTTTTACGTACTCTTGGATGTGTCGGGCGATGCAGTGTAGTTGTGATTGGGTTAGGTTGGGCATTGGATCACCTCGCTTTCTTCCCGCTTGTCCACATGATATCCAAAAAGCTGAGGGGCCCTGCCCCCTTTAAGCTGATGCCTTCGGCCTCTGTATCTCATATGCATCCACACTGAGTGTAGGGTAACCGTCAAAACGATGGACCTTTATCAGCTCTTTGTCCCCGTTTGGATGGGTCAGCTCGTAAGGATCGTTAGCTTTAAACTCAACGGGGACTATCTGCTTAAATGCTGCAATGGCTGGTGATATATCATCATTAACGACATGGATACTAACGCTAATGAGCCGGCCATTGCGCCGCCCAGTGGTTTGCCTGACTTCTACGCTATTTACCTCTGGCAGTTCGGATAGCTTAAGGATTGATAGGATCTGTTCGTCTGTGATTTTCATAGGATTACCTTGCTTCCCTGATAGCAGAGCTATTCTTAAGATTTCTCAAAATCTGAACTTCCAGGGCTTTTCTTCTCTCTACTATTGTTTCAGGGGTAACTCCGTAGGCAGACATTTTAGAAACAATCCTTTGAAGTTCAACTTTCTTATCAGTAGCCATAACGACACTCCTTTTAGCTTTCAGAAGCTTTGGGTGAAAATTGAGCGGTCTCAAGCCATTGATGAAATACTTGCCTTGGTACCACAACCCTTTTAGCACCTACGCGAATAGCAGGCAGCTTGCCTGAAGCAGCCATTTCGTAAGCTAAAAAATTGCTGATCCCCAT is part of the Desulfitobacterium chlororespirans DSM 11544 genome and encodes:
- a CDS encoding endonuclease domain-containing protein; amino-acid sequence: MTGNLTNSLLETTREFERQFEDILPSVERAGRVQDVLDIILGRFTLKKLQNLSKCESPIEKMMCLCLWEQMEPMRSNYAIHLLPQWEVQIEGEEYRVDFFVEAWAKCFPHVSVKVVIECDGHDYHERTPEQAKRDKRRDRAFTKAGYHVLRYTGREITADPFRCAQDVFMTVRKLLKVDEEG
- a CDS encoding MT-A70 family methyltransferase; amino-acid sequence: MPAKGGAGCKYGVMDNLAIEKLPVEQISSDGCVLFLWVTMPKLNECFDVIKAWGFEYKTVAFTWVKRNKKSPTWFWGMGNWTRANAELCLLATKGKPKRVSAAVHQIIEAPIERHSKKPGIVRDKIVELLGDIPRIELFARETVSGWDAWGDEI
- a CDS encoding replicative DNA helicase, which gives rise to MNYFDYESERSIIAAMLESEEGLIEATAAMQAEDFYEPRHQAMFDILASLYAQSIKPTYLEMLKEGHKRGTFSKPEDREYAKQTIGFHVSVTQLPYWLKNVKDKARLRKMRKDFIRLAEEMKNPIVDVNKLLQDATEVIMRLTIDNAEKIESGAELVQTGKQVIEERIANKGLLQGIPTGIGKLNRLTGGWKAGDLIIVAAESGKGKTAFAQNFISIACFGSDTPTLYINSEMSRQQVILRFASMISGVSNDLIKFGEISGEQKRQIFDSLDFVEKSPFYHYHSPSLNLQKVMSAIRKMHIQKGAKLVILDYIGRLDRTDKSSKEWEEVYQIVKALKTLAGELGIAVLVLAQLNDDGTLQVARRMKNESDIYIKLLPMSSEEQTEASQKARENGWRMDPNYWIAVEKNRDGQADVMVPVLFRKETLRVIDVANV
- a CDS encoding phage Gp37/Gp68 family protein; the protein is MRETRPEVIWMAENSRIEWTDHTWNPWQGCHPVSPGCDHCYMYRDKNRYGQDPATVKRSSNQTFRSPLKLKSGLVFTCSWSDFFIEEADEWREEAWEIIRKTPQLTYQILTKRPVNIVDRLPSDWGNGWPNVWLGVTAENQEQADKRIPLLLRIPAAVRFVSVEPMLGPINLMYIDHDWQTNALTGKQFDMGRPWKDTGKLAWVICGGETGPGARPMHPDWVRDLRDQCRATDVPFLFKQWGEYAPCDHFSGILTPGPVISLDGQPNGLMAKVGKVKAGRLLDGRTWDEFPEVHHG
- a CDS encoding AAA family ATPase, which encodes MGVPVLVIGKSGSGKSTSLRNFEENEIGLINVSRKPLPFRKKFESTVNTDDYGIIEKCLVKTAKNSVVIDDAGYLIVNMFMKGHSSTGAGNAVFGFYNKVGDSFWSLVEFVKSLPEYKIVYFIMHEEKNDFGDIKPKTIGKILDEKVCLEGMFTVVLRSVKSSDRYVFRTQSDGLDVAKSPMGLFDDIEIDNDLKAVDTAIRDYWNLKGEPDEKI
- a CDS encoding phage replisome organizer N-terminal domain-containing protein, giving the protein MADVKWIKLATNMFDDEKIDFISSLPEADSILLIWIRLLTLAGKCNAGGYILLTENIPYTEDMLAHKFRKPASTVKLALETFRKLGMMETDEMGLFLPNWEKHQNIEGLEKIREQTAHRVSRYRQKQRELQECNVTSNASSNVTVTQSNATDLDIDQDIDININGVFESIWKLYPKKEGKGQVSKTQKAKLAKIGIEEMSRAIERYKKAKEGHERRYLQNGSTFFNSGYVDYLDENYQEAEAHKPEEGPKKLW
- a CDS encoding DNA adenine methylase translates to MKAVVKYPGSKWGIADWIIGHMPDHHTYLEPYLGSGAVLFKKRPSPIETVNDLDCNVVNLFRIIREQPEELARVIAATPFSRFEYDSTFEQPAPEEPIMQARWFLLQCWQGHGFRVNGYKVGWKNDVQGREKAYELSNWYRLPVWILEAAERLRKVQIENRPAIEVIKRHKYPNVLIYADPPYVLGTRTGKQYKCEMTDNDHREMLQALLDHPGPVILSGYENDVYNTILHGWHKESVNAQAGYRKPVVETIWMNRTPAQQLEMF
- a CDS encoding putative HNHc nuclease; protein product: MIIHGQVVKTTDAEVFIRAPLSSYLVDKRRIDTVEIIVTDGRHISAAQRKHIYATLRDISLYTGHDVEDLKSIFKADYIATTGEPWFSLSNVDMTTASNYLQHLIEFCLVWGIPTLDSYLDRAPDVSRYLYMCLATRTCVLCGKKAEVHHSGEDRVGMGRNRQKISHLGLQAVALCAEHHRLGKGAIHNIPESEFFEKNHIYPIRLDEHLCKQLGLRI
- a CDS encoding siphovirus Gp157 family protein, with translation MSLKLYELTGAYQNIADLVDDDNPDLDLVAALSAIEDEIEIKAVNIANLIKSIDAEAQIIKAEEERLKKRREARENTVVRVKTYLQEELLKVSVDKVKTATRTIWIQSNPPSCEVVDEKLIPLDYKTHVPESYAPRVKDIIAAWKEGKEVPGVKITQGKGIRIR